A single window of Halotalea alkalilenta DNA harbors:
- a CDS encoding aminoglycoside phosphotransferase family protein, with product MTARLSALRQWLAHRHSLDAARLVLESIADDASFRRYFRLRLPQPGGTRVVMDAPPEHEPSRSFVAIALAWASAGLPVPGIHAADLSRGFLELDDLGDTLLRRRLNDAAPAVQDALIDDAMALSVRIASQPSAALPPYDRRRLAFELGLFPEWALTRWLGIAAPACFTAVCERLIQRLLDQPRLTTHRDYHPGNLLVGTDDELAVIDFQGAWAGPLGYDPASLLRDRNPPWPIARQHAWFATHQALALEAGLSAERSTERHLCWIAEASAQRSIKVLGLFCRLAQRDGKPGYLLGHQRHFFAHLRQAMGELTSAGGADAPLWRAFDEWLDGEFEPRMRAQLDAMAGAAQ from the coding sequence ATGACTGCCCGTTTGTCCGCGCTGAGGCAATGGCTCGCGCATCGCCACAGCCTCGATGCGGCTCGGCTGGTGCTCGAATCGATCGCAGACGATGCCAGCTTCCGCCGCTACTTTCGCCTGCGACTGCCGCAGCCGGGCGGCACCCGGGTGGTCATGGATGCGCCTCCCGAGCACGAGCCGAGCCGCTCCTTCGTCGCCATTGCGCTGGCTTGGGCCAGCGCCGGCCTGCCGGTGCCTGGTATCCATGCGGCAGACCTGTCGCGCGGCTTTCTCGAGCTCGACGATCTCGGCGACACCCTGCTGCGCCGCCGCCTGAACGACGCCGCCCCAGCGGTCCAGGACGCACTGATCGATGATGCGATGGCACTGTCGGTGCGCATCGCCTCCCAGCCCAGCGCGGCACTGCCACCTTACGATCGCCGCCGACTCGCCTTCGAGCTGGGGCTGTTTCCCGAATGGGCACTGACCCGCTGGCTGGGGATCGCAGCGCCCGCCTGCTTCACCGCGGTGTGCGAGCGACTGATCCAGCGTCTGCTCGATCAGCCAAGGCTCACCACCCATCGCGACTATCACCCCGGGAACCTGCTGGTCGGTACCGACGACGAACTGGCAGTGATCGACTTCCAGGGCGCCTGGGCCGGCCCGCTCGGCTATGATCCCGCCTCGCTGCTGCGCGATCGCAACCCGCCTTGGCCGATCGCGCGACAGCATGCGTGGTTCGCCACCCACCAGGCCCTGGCGCTGGAAGCGGGGCTCAGCGCCGAACGCTCGACCGAGCGCCATCTCTGCTGGATCGCCGAGGCCAGCGCCCAGCGTTCGATCAAGGTGCTGGGCCTGTTCTGCAGGCTGGCGCAGCGCGACGGCAAACCCGGCTATCTGCTCGGCCATCAGCGCCACTTCTTCGCCCACCTGCGCCAGGCCATGGGAGAGCTGACCTCAGCCGGCGGCGCGGATGCACCGCTCTGGCGCGCCTTCGATGAGTGGCTGGACGGCGAGTTCGAGCCGCGTATGCGGGCGCAGCTCGATGCGATGGCGGGGGCGGCGCAATGA
- a CDS encoding LPS-assembly protein LptD — MAQRTLWTAASLTSLFYTLLPAAAPALAAPPLPSLPADQLDWHAWGDDRPSNELCSGYYLMPDYELEAASDPAQVRGQSDDAGYGQGGITTLTGNVVLRQQDQQLQARQATLNEARDRVALEGPITYRQPNVLVRGEQGSVSLNSDAAEIEGAHYVFHSSHARGDASRVERLADGRYRMRNATFTTCDPQSSLWKLQGNEIVINREEGYGTASGTRLRLYDVPVFYWPWLRFPIDDRRLSGLLYPTVGFNSDNGFDYAQPIYLNLAPNYDATIVPRYMSDRGVMLGGQFRYLFGTDRGQVEGNYLPSDEGGSDGRNDDFYDEDRWFFNYMHDGRFSDRLTYSLRYGAASDGDYFDDFGANFDEQNRDNLERLANLDYRGDVWHLQARARGYQVMDYPVSPNDKPFYELPSLSADARWTQSSGTYQEWNSSATYFYRDIDESRLNNPTETATGARLNIAPAIGFRRDPSWGFFEPRAQLFLTQYDLSWANLSGNDYVAPGATDDWDESPHRTIPVYSIDSGLIFERRTSLFGSRWRQTLEPRLYYAYVPYRDQSQLPQFDTALQAPSYAQLWSPFRFNGIDRIGDVNKISYGVSSRFLDDATGHQRFTASVGQSRFFDDRRVTDDDPTKYDEYQNVNSRYGYDLVRDYSPAIGQLEWQINDRWSTRYALFYDTENGATERNETYVSYRHPSGSLLNLGYRWQREGFDPSGDEEDRLGYNRNEYDVSFAWRMNASMSLVGRYLYDQTNSRSLETLAGVQFNDCCYGIEIAWREYVDDDDTLNTIRDDETKRGLFLRFIFKGLGGVGQNPDTYFEQAVPGYQRARF, encoded by the coding sequence ATGGCCCAGCGCACCCTCTGGACCGCCGCCTCGTTGACGAGCCTGTTCTATACGCTGCTGCCCGCAGCGGCTCCAGCGCTGGCGGCGCCCCCCCTTCCGTCGCTGCCGGCCGATCAGCTCGATTGGCATGCCTGGGGGGATGATCGGCCGTCCAATGAACTGTGCAGCGGCTACTATCTGATGCCCGATTACGAGCTCGAGGCGGCGAGCGACCCTGCCCAGGTGCGCGGGCAGTCCGACGATGCGGGCTATGGTCAGGGAGGCATCACCACGCTCACCGGCAATGTGGTGCTGCGCCAGCAGGACCAGCAGCTCCAGGCACGCCAGGCGACGCTCAACGAGGCGCGTGACCGGGTCGCCCTAGAGGGGCCGATCACCTATCGCCAGCCCAACGTACTGGTGCGCGGTGAACAGGGCAGCGTGTCGCTGAATAGCGATGCGGCGGAGATCGAGGGCGCCCACTACGTCTTCCATTCTTCCCATGCGCGCGGCGACGCCAGCCGTGTCGAACGGCTGGCCGATGGTCGCTACCGGATGCGCAACGCGACCTTCACCACTTGTGATCCGCAGAGCAGTCTTTGGAAGCTGCAGGGCAACGAGATCGTGATCAACCGCGAGGAGGGCTACGGCACCGCCAGCGGTACCCGCCTGAGGCTCTATGACGTGCCGGTGTTCTACTGGCCCTGGCTGCGCTTCCCGATCGATGATCGAAGGCTTTCCGGGCTGCTCTATCCGACCGTCGGTTTCAATAGCGATAACGGCTTCGATTACGCCCAGCCGATCTACCTCAATCTGGCGCCCAATTACGACGCCACCATCGTGCCGCGCTACATGTCCGACCGAGGCGTGATGCTGGGAGGGCAGTTCCGCTACCTCTTCGGCACCGACCGGGGCCAGGTGGAGGGTAACTATCTGCCCTCCGACGAGGGTGGTTCGGATGGTCGCAACGATGATTTCTACGATGAAGATCGCTGGTTCTTCAACTATATGCACGATGGCCGCTTCAGCGATCGGCTGACCTACAGCCTGCGCTACGGCGCTGCCAGCGATGGCGACTACTTCGATGATTTCGGCGCCAACTTCGACGAGCAGAATCGCGACAACCTGGAGCGGTTGGCGAATCTCGACTATCGCGGCGATGTCTGGCACCTGCAGGCGAGGGCACGCGGCTACCAGGTGATGGATTATCCGGTGAGCCCGAACGACAAGCCGTTCTACGAGCTGCCGTCGCTCTCCGCCGATGCCCGATGGACACAGTCGAGCGGCACCTATCAGGAGTGGAATTCGAGCGCGACCTATTTCTATCGCGACATCGACGAGAGCCGCCTCAACAACCCGACCGAGACCGCCACCGGTGCCCGACTCAACATCGCGCCGGCGATCGGCTTCCGCCGTGACCCGAGCTGGGGCTTCTTCGAGCCTCGGGCACAGTTGTTCTTGACCCAGTACGATCTCAGCTGGGCGAATCTCTCCGGCAACGACTACGTCGCCCCCGGCGCTACCGACGACTGGGATGAAAGTCCTCATCGCACCATCCCGGTCTACAGCATCGACTCGGGGCTGATCTTCGAGCGTCGTACTTCACTGTTCGGCTCCCGCTGGCGCCAGACCCTGGAGCCGAGGCTCTACTACGCCTACGTGCCGTATCGTGACCAGAGCCAGCTGCCGCAGTTCGACACCGCGCTGCAGGCGCCGTCCTACGCTCAGCTGTGGTCGCCGTTCAGGTTCAACGGCATCGACCGCATCGGCGACGTCAACAAGATCTCCTACGGGGTCAGCTCGCGCTTCCTCGACGATGCGACCGGGCACCAGCGCTTCACCGCCTCGGTCGGCCAGAGCCGCTTCTTCGACGATCGCCGGGTCACCGACGACGATCCGACCAAGTACGACGAGTACCAGAACGTCAACAGCCGCTATGGCTACGATCTGGTGCGCGACTATTCCCCCGCGATCGGCCAGCTGGAGTGGCAGATCAACGATCGGTGGAGTACTCGCTACGCGCTGTTCTACGACACCGAAAACGGTGCCACCGAGCGCAACGAGACCTATGTGAGCTATCGCCACCCGAGCGGCAGCTTGCTCAATCTCGGCTACCGTTGGCAGCGTGAAGGGTTCGACCCCTCTGGTGACGAGGAAGACCGTCTCGGCTACAACCGCAACGAATACGACGTTTCCTTCGCCTGGCGGATGAATGCCTCGATGTCGCTGGTCGGACGCTATCTCTACGATCAGACCAACAGCCGCTCGCTCGAGACCCTCGCCGGCGTGCAGTTCAACGACTGCTGCTATGGCATCGAGATCGCTTGGCGCGAGTACGTCGATGACGACGATACGCTCAACACCATCCGCGACGATGAGACCAAGCGGGGCCTGTTCCTGCGCTTCATCTTCAAGGGACTGGGCGGCGTCGGCCAGAATCCCGACACTTACTTCGAACAAGCGGTCCCTGGCTATCAGCGCGCCCGCTTCTGA
- the rsmA gene encoding 16S rRNA (adenine(1518)-N(6)/adenine(1519)-N(6))-dimethyltransferase RsmA — MSRPVPGVDPLPTGGHRARKRFGQNFLRDSGVISRIVRAIRPRPGERVVEIGPGQGAITELLLDAVGELDAIELDRDLVPGLRTQFFNYPGFRVHQADALAFDFAALKGEGVPLRVVGNLPYNISTPLIFHLLAARGSIFDMHFMLQKEVVERLAATPGSGQWGRLSVMAQYHCRVESLFVVPPEAFVPRPKVDSMIVRLVPHETPPHPVDDAEALAALVRQSFSQRRKTLRNNLKGWLDADTLTELGVDPGRRPETVSLEEFVRLANRWHRDRGEPPA, encoded by the coding sequence ATGTCCAGACCAGTCCCCGGCGTCGACCCCCTGCCTACCGGTGGGCACCGGGCGCGCAAGCGCTTCGGTCAGAACTTCCTCCGCGACAGCGGGGTGATCTCCCGAATCGTCCGTGCCATTCGTCCGCGTCCCGGCGAGCGCGTGGTGGAGATCGGACCCGGTCAGGGTGCGATCACCGAACTGCTGCTCGATGCGGTCGGCGAGCTCGATGCGATCGAGCTCGACCGTGACCTGGTGCCGGGATTGCGTACCCAGTTCTTCAACTATCCGGGATTTCGCGTCCACCAGGCCGATGCGCTCGCCTTCGACTTCGCGGCGCTGAAGGGGGAGGGGGTGCCGCTGCGGGTGGTCGGCAATCTGCCCTACAACATCTCCACTCCGCTGATCTTCCATCTGCTCGCGGCGCGTGGGTCGATCTTCGACATGCACTTCATGCTGCAAAAAGAGGTGGTCGAGCGGCTTGCCGCTACGCCGGGGTCGGGGCAGTGGGGGCGGCTCTCGGTCATGGCACAGTACCACTGCCGAGTCGAGTCGCTGTTCGTGGTGCCGCCCGAGGCCTTCGTGCCGCGCCCCAAGGTCGACTCGATGATCGTGCGCCTGGTGCCCCATGAGACGCCGCCTCATCCGGTCGACGATGCCGAAGCGCTGGCCGCGCTGGTGCGCCAGTCGTTCTCCCAGCGGCGCAAGACGCTGCGCAACAATCTCAAGGGCTGGCTCGACGCCGATACGCTCACGGAGCTCGGCGTCGATCCCGGACGGCGGCCGGAGACGGTGAGCCTCGAGGAGTTCGTGCGTCTGGCCAACCGCTGGCATCGCGACCGCGGGGAGCCGCCGGCGTGA
- a CDS encoding peptidylprolyl isomerase, producing MKGKTIACVRRSPMAKAVLASVGFTLALGLTPLAEAQQAQSIDGIAAVVNQDAIMRGELEQRMRQVRDQLAQNGVQPPNEDQLRRQVLERMIVEQIQLQMASRANLSVDDNQLNAALREVAERNQMTLDQFADTVESEGLSFADVREQIRREMLISQVQQGSVGSQVRVTDGEVDQYLENANAAAGVEYHIAHILVPLPENPTDEQVAAARARIDGVRRDVQGGQDFATAAAGNSSDGQAFEGGDLGWRSQADMPSLFAGVVPNMTVGDVSQPIRSASGFHLIKLLERRGGNQTPQIIEQYQARHILISPNPIRSSEQAQQLALELRDRILNGEDFAALAREYSNDRGTALAGGELGWVSDRDTVPAFDAVLKSAPLGELSQPVQTQYGWHLIEVEDRRQQDITVQTQREQARRALFQRKAEDQLEGWLQEIRAEAYVDNRLYPNDPGIGALMPTSPGGQP from the coding sequence ATGAAAGGCAAGACAATCGCGTGCGTGCGCCGCTCGCCGATGGCCAAGGCGGTGCTCGCCTCTGTTGGTTTCACCCTGGCTCTAGGACTCACTCCCCTCGCCGAAGCACAGCAGGCCCAGTCCATCGATGGCATCGCCGCGGTGGTCAACCAGGATGCGATCATGCGTGGCGAGCTCGAGCAGCGCATGCGCCAAGTGCGTGATCAGCTGGCCCAGAACGGTGTCCAGCCGCCGAACGAGGATCAGCTGCGCCGCCAAGTGCTCGAGCGGATGATCGTCGAGCAGATCCAGCTCCAGATGGCGAGCCGTGCCAATCTCAGCGTCGATGACAACCAGCTCAACGCCGCGCTGCGCGAGGTGGCCGAGCGCAACCAGATGACGCTCGACCAGTTCGCCGACACCGTGGAGAGCGAGGGGCTCTCGTTCGCCGATGTGCGCGAGCAGATTCGTCGTGAAATGCTGATTTCCCAGGTCCAGCAGGGCAGCGTCGGTAGCCAGGTACGGGTGACCGACGGTGAAGTCGACCAGTATCTGGAGAACGCCAACGCCGCTGCCGGGGTCGAGTACCATATCGCCCATATCCTGGTGCCGCTGCCCGAGAACCCCACCGACGAGCAGGTCGCCGCCGCCCGTGCGCGAATCGATGGCGTGCGTCGGGACGTGCAGGGAGGCCAGGACTTCGCTACCGCGGCGGCCGGTAACTCCTCGGATGGGCAGGCGTTCGAGGGGGGCGACCTGGGCTGGCGCAGCCAAGCGGACATGCCTTCGCTGTTCGCAGGCGTAGTGCCCAACATGACCGTCGGTGACGTCAGCCAGCCGATCCGCAGCGCCAGCGGTTTCCATTTGATCAAGCTGCTCGAGCGCCGCGGCGGCAACCAGACGCCGCAGATCATCGAGCAGTACCAGGCGCGGCACATCCTGATATCCCCCAACCCGATCCGCTCCTCCGAACAGGCGCAGCAGCTCGCGCTCGAGCTGCGCGACAGGATTCTCAATGGCGAGGATTTCGCCGCCCTGGCCCGCGAGTACAGCAACGACCGCGGCACGGCGCTGGCTGGCGGAGAACTTGGCTGGGTCAGCGACCGGGACACGGTGCCCGCCTTCGACGCGGTGCTCAAGAGTGCGCCGCTCGGCGAGCTCTCTCAGCCGGTGCAGACCCAGTACGGATGGCACCTGATCGAGGTCGAGGACCGCCGCCAGCAGGACATCACCGTCCAGACCCAGCGTGAGCAGGCGCGCAGGGCGCTGTTCCAGCGCAAGGCCGAAGACCAGCTCGAGGGCTGGCTGCAGGAAATTCGCGCCGAGGCCTACGTCGACAATCGGCTCTATCCCAACGATCCGGGGATCGGGGCGCTGATGCCGACCTCCCCGGGCGGGCAGCCCTGA